The following proteins come from a genomic window of Bradysia coprophila strain Holo2 unplaced genomic scaffold, BU_Bcop_v1 contig_138, whole genome shotgun sequence:
- the LOC119073397 gene encoding zinc finger protein 557-like isoform X1 yields the protein MFSHLCRMCLEQFNDPSDVVPLFEPHENIYYYRICHELQLMVYEDDQLGSNVCRSCSENIMKFYKFVLTYKESDQKLREMLMNATVTLDDLIEVKPNIADSECDVKDTTDLINVDADTKEYFPKLTISPVPDPAVSEESRIKTVSKKVQMQCRLCPQRFTLRKYLEKHMRQQHFHTQKRPNATEEYECDICSKRFISKTKIRQHLITHINEGRRKFLCVACGNQFCSKFGLAQHISAIHDKEQKFQCTKCNRRFAHKHNLKTHMNRHNGIRPYACSVCSKSFYDSSTLNVHTKSVHSGTNAYVCSICSKGFNRNGNLKIHMVKTHHIQRPKLQTANSIQRVTMKVE from the exons atgtttTCACATTTATGCCGTATGTGTCTCGAACAATTCAACGATCCGTCGGATGTTGTTCCACTTTTCGAACCACACGAGAATATTTACTACTATCGCATTTGTCATGAGCTACAATTGATG GTGTATGAGGACGATCAGTTGGGCAGCAACGTGTGTCGAAGTTGTTCAGAGAAcattatgaaattttataagTTTGTTTTAACGTATAAGGAATCAGACCAAAAACTAAGAGAGATGTTAATGAATGCAACCGTGACTCTGGACGATTTAATTGAAGTCAAGCCTAATATAGCTGATTCTGAATGTGATGTTAAAGACACTACTGACTTGATCAATGTAGATGCTGAtacaaaagaatattttccaaaattaacGATTTCACCGGTTCCCGATCCAGCTGTTTCTGAGGAATCTCGAATAAAAACCGTGAGCAAAAAAGTCCAAATGCAATGTCGATTATGTCCACAAAGATTTACTTTGAGGAAATATCTTGAAAAACACATGCGACAACAGCATTTTCATACACAGAAAAGGCCTAATGCGACCGAAGAATACGAATGCGAcatttgttcgaaaaggttCATTTCAAAGACCAAAATTAGACAACACTTGATCACCCACATAAATGAAGGCAGAAGAAAATTTCTGTGCGTTGCTTGTGGCaatcaattttgttcaaaatttggCTTGGCTCAGCACATCAGTGCCATTCATGACAAAGAACAGAAGTTTCAGTGCACAAAGTGTAACCGACGATTTGCTCATAAGCACAATTTAAAAACTCACATGAATCGGCACAACGGTATTCGACCCTATGCGTGCAGCGTATGTAGCAAATCATTCTACGATTCGTCCACTCTGAACGTGCATACGAAATCCGTTCATTCAGGCACAAATGCGTACGTTTGCAGTATTTGCTCCAAGGGATTTAATAGAAATggtaatttgaaaatacacATGGTCAAGACACATCACATACAACGACCAAAACTGCAGACCGCTAACAGTATTCAACGTGTGACAATGAaagttgaataa
- the LOC119073397 gene encoding protein snail homolog Sna-like isoform X2, with protein sequence MFSHLCRMCLEQFNDPSDVVPLFEPHENIYYYRICHELQLMVYEDDQLGSNVCRSCSENIMKFYKFVLTYKESDQKLREMLMNATVTLDDLIEVKPNIADSECDVKDTTDLINVDADTKEYFPKLTISPVPDPAVSEESRIKTVSKKVQMQCRLCPQRFTLRKYLEKHMRQQHFHTQKRPNATEEYECDICSKRFISKTKIRQHLITHINEGRRKFLCVACGNQFCSKFGLAQHISAIHDKEQKFQCTKCNRRFAHKHNLKTHMNRHNGIRPYACSAQMRTFAVFAPRDLIEMVI encoded by the exons atgtttTCACATTTATGCCGTATGTGTCTCGAACAATTCAACGATCCGTCGGATGTTGTTCCACTTTTCGAACCACACGAGAATATTTACTACTATCGCATTTGTCATGAGCTACAATTGATG GTGTATGAGGACGATCAGTTGGGCAGCAACGTGTGTCGAAGTTGTTCAGAGAAcattatgaaattttataagTTTGTTTTAACGTATAAGGAATCAGACCAAAAACTAAGAGAGATGTTAATGAATGCAACCGTGACTCTGGACGATTTAATTGAAGTCAAGCCTAATATAGCTGATTCTGAATGTGATGTTAAAGACACTACTGACTTGATCAATGTAGATGCTGAtacaaaagaatattttccaaaattaacGATTTCACCGGTTCCCGATCCAGCTGTTTCTGAGGAATCTCGAATAAAAACCGTGAGCAAAAAAGTCCAAATGCAATGTCGATTATGTCCACAAAGATTTACTTTGAGGAAATATCTTGAAAAACACATGCGACAACAGCATTTTCATACACAGAAAAGGCCTAATGCGACCGAAGAATACGAATGCGAcatttgttcgaaaaggttCATTTCAAAGACCAAAATTAGACAACACTTGATCACCCACATAAATGAAGGCAGAAGAAAATTTCTGTGCGTTGCTTGTGGCaatcaattttgttcaaaatttggCTTGGCTCAGCACATCAGTGCCATTCATGACAAAGAACAGAAGTTTCAGTGCACAAAGTGTAACCGACGATTTGCTCATAAGCACAATTTAAAAACTCACATGAATCGGCACAACGGTATTCGACCCTATGCGTGCAGC GCACAAATGCGTACGTTTGCAGTATTTGCTCCAAGGGATTTAATAGAAATggtaatttga
- the LOC119073382 gene encoding endoplasmic reticulum metallopeptidase 1-like, with protein sequence MINERNDNNLVSTHLRLVKKHYNRNRIDDSHLFFLTNFRAFDKNMRSSRNDLYENETKILWWLPVIVLPWCVLYLLVLLNYRALPTPLTINDEDEVSNANKFIAERAQELNREFASIGPKVFGSFENEELALEFLKQELDYIIAERNPVHDISYDIQKSSGSLQIDKTTALYTDIQNFVVKFSPASASTNHSLLVNTHFDSVPVSPGAGDDGIWVSVVLEIVRVLSKQDSAFENTIIFLFNGAEEVKLLGSHMFITQHHLADDVKAFINLDSCGTGGKEVMFQSTPHNRWMMDYYKNVATHPTASVLGDELFKAGLIPSDTDFRNFRDFGNIPGLDFAIYRNGYIYHTRYDAANLVPMSTFQNSGDNILNLIRAVAASPKLSEPAADDGELVFFDFLGWFMISYTATHGIIINVVICFVSCVIILLSMRGISIKSNLSAADAAKELGVITMVQLVSIIVSLGLVLLLAFIYDAAYRSMSWFSNPWMLFGIYVCPMFFCLGMGPTLYIMYQKKPSVHLMYYVQMFLHSQCIFLILMTLILTGLGVRSSFILMFDIIFYSASTLINALSGLQHRPAIWIIIHLMGQVVPFMFFSYYTIFSLDMFVPIQGRSDPSMNPDLLIAFSLSGLALLLGGLLIPVLNLFKPAFYIVCGFLVIFLAFVICMATPLGFPYKPKVSTERFWIFHTERSFHSFGGDLRKQDSVYFILAMDRHTADYVSELPMASRTWNDCPFEMLCGAPLYSTRMFGQSKSSYFVPAEEPDFPSETTLTLLSSEMSSERIKRFEFQLIAPDHMVMAISPLPGHEMLDWSLLDFVPSNVQIWNSNVGDRPTYFVQSAFGSGIMIFTLDIQMESGQNSTAPSFDIAVIGHYNHYNDHETDEFREFMQTFPEWAHITPWISSYNSMVF encoded by the exons ATGATAAACGAACGAAATGACAATAATCTAGTCAGTACACATTTGCGCTTGGTGAAGAAACATTACAATAGAAACCGTATTGACGATTCGCATCTTTTTTTCTTGACAAATTTTCGAGCGTTCGATAAAAACATGAGATCGAGCAGAAatgatttatatgaaaatgaaaccaaaatccTTTGGTGGCTGCCTGTTATTGTTTTACCTTGGTGTGTACTTTATCTGTTAGTTTTACTAAATTATCGTGCATTACCTACGCCATTGACGATTAACGATGAAGACGAG GTCTCTAATGCCAACAAATTTATCGCTGAACGAGCCCAAGAATTGAACAGAGAATTTGCTTCAATCGGACCGAAAGTATTTGGAAGTTTTGAAAACGAAGAATTGGCATTGGAGTTCTTAAAACAAGAACTTGACTACATAATTGCTGAAAGAAATCCTGTTCATGATATCAGCTACGATATACAAAAGTCGTCGGGTAGCCTACAAATCGATAAGACCACCGCTCTATACACCGACATTCAAAACTTCGTCGTAAAATTCAGTCCAGCATCAGCATCTACCAATCACAGTTTACTAGTAAACACGCATTTCGATTCAGTTCCTGTTTCTCCAGGTGCTGGTGATGATGGTATTTGGGTGTCGGTCGTACTTGAAATTGTGCGCGTTCTGTCCAAACAAGATTCGGCGTTCGAAAacacaattattttcttatttaatgGAGCTGAAGAAGTCAAGTTACTTGGTTCACATATGTTTATCACGCAACACCATTTGGCTGATGACGTGAAGGCTTTCATAAATCTAGACTCTTGCGGTACCGGCGGCAAAGAAGTAATGTTTCAATCTACACCACACAACAGGTGGATGATGGattattataaaaatgttGCGACACATCCAACAGCATCGGTTTTGGGCGACGAGTTGTTTAAGGCAGGATTAATACCATCGGACACTGACTTCAGGAATTTTCGAGATTTCGGAAATATTCCAG GTCTCGACTTTGCCATTTATCGAAATGGATACATCTATCATACCAGATACGATGCGGCCAATCTCGTACCGATGAGTACGTTTCAAAATTCTGGTGATAATATACTGAATTTGATACGTGCTGTAGCTGCTTCGCCTAAGTTATCTGAACCTGCA GCTGACGACGGGGAACTCGTGTTTTTCGACTTTCTTGGTTGGTTCATGATAAGTTACACCGCCACTCATGGAATTATCATCAATGTTGTCATCTGTTTCGTATCATGTGTTATAATTTTGCTATCTATGCGTGGAATAAGTATAAAATCGA ACTTATCCGCTGCGGACGCTGCAAAGGAATTGGGAGTAATAACAATGGTCCAACTAGTAAGCATAATAGTAAGTCTGGGTCTAGTATTGCTCCTGGCTTTCATTTATGATGCAGCATACCGATCCATGAGCTGGTTTTCGAATCCATGGATGCTATTCGGCATTTATGTTTGTCCGATGTTCTTTTGCTTGGGAATGGGACCAACGTTGTACATCATGTACCAGAAGAAG CCCTCAGTGCATCTCATGTACTACGTGCAAATGTTTCTTCACTCGCAGTGCATTTTCCTAATATTGATGACTTTGATCCTAACAGGACTTGGCGTTCGATcgtcatttattttaatgtttgatATTATCTTTTACTCAGCATCCACACTAATAAATGCTTTGTCTGGACTACAGCATCGCC ctgCAATTTGGATAATAATTCATCTGATGGGTCAAGTCGTGCCGTTCATGTTTTTCTCATACTacacaattttctctttgGACATGTTCGTACCGATACAGGGCCGCTCAGATCCATCTATGAATCCTGATTTATTGATAGCTTTTTCGCTGTCTGGCCTGGCATTATTGTTAGGCGGTCTACTCATTCCGGTGCTCAATCTGTTCAAACCAGCTTTTTACATTGTGTGCGGTTTCTTGGTGATATTTCTCGCTTTTGTCATCTGTATGGCCACCCCACTTGGTTTTCCATATAAGCCGAAGGTTTCTACTGAACGATTTTGGATATTC CATACGGAGCGATCTTTCCATAGTTTTGGCGGAGATTTGAGGAAACAAGATTCGGTCTACTTTATATTGGCCATGGACAGACACACAGCAGATTATGTGTCAG AACTTCCAATGGCTTCCCGAACGTGGAATGACTGTCCATTCGAAATGTTATGCGGAGCGCCGTTATATTCAACGCGAATGTTCGGTCAATC aaaatccaGTTATTTTGTGCCTGCCGAAGAGCCTGACTTCCCATCAGAAACTACATTAACCCTTCTAAGTTCAGAAATGTCTAGCGAAAGGATCAAacgatttgaatttcaacTAATCG CACCTGATCACATGGTCATGGCAATATCACCACTACCTGGACATGAAATGCTTGATTGGAGTCTGCTCGATTTTGTACCGTCCAACGTACAAATTTGGAATTCCAACGTCGGTGATCGTCCCACCTATTTCGTTCAATCAGCATTTGGCAGTGGAATAATGATTTTTACCTTAGACATACAG ATGGAATCAGGCCAAAATTCAACGGCTCCATCATTCGATATAGCTGTTATCGGACACTACAATCACTATAACGACCATGAAACAGACGAATTCAGAGAGTTTATGCAGACATTCCCTGAATGGGCACACATAACGCCGTGGATTAGTTCGTACAATAGCATGGTATTTTAA